In the genome of Flavobacterium panacagri, one region contains:
- a CDS encoding thioredoxin family protein produces the protein MTKKLLILLFFLGSFMMQAQNLAWRTNMTDAIAISNDQKKPMLILFTASGVPENLQNEIFKTPDFAVWSRDNVVLVKLDLSDMNASDSDREQNVKLKNAFGVQDLPEVCFAMASVRKNKTTFSALGKIAYKPGGAKAWIAESNSILHPVE, from the coding sequence ATGACTAAAAAACTACTTATCCTACTGTTTTTTTTAGGTTCATTTATGATGCAAGCGCAAAATTTAGCGTGGCGAACTAATATGACAGATGCTATCGCTATAAGTAATGACCAGAAAAAACCAATGTTGATTTTATTCACTGCCTCAGGTGTACCAGAAAATCTTCAAAATGAAATTTTTAAAACCCCAGATTTTGCCGTTTGGTCGCGCGATAATGTGGTTTTAGTAAAACTAGATTTATCAGATATGAATGCTTCTGATAGTGATCGAGAGCAAAATGTGAAATTAAAAAATGCATTTGGCGTTCAAGATCTTCCAGAAGTTTGTTTTGCAATGGCTTCAGTGAGAAAAAACAAAACTACATTTAGCGCTTTAGGGAAAATTGCCTATAAACCTGGTGGGGCTAAAGCGTGGATTGCAGAATCGAATTCGATTTTACATCCTGTAGAATAG
- a CDS encoding thioredoxin family protein, with translation MLQKLLILLFFLSSFFINAQGPIWRTDINDAVAISSEQRKPLMILFTGQGANPKLQSEIFSTKDFETWAQRNVVLVKLDLSDPSISDQIKEQNLRLKSAFGIEEIPQVCFTEVTVRKGRTNFNKLGLISYISLGVKAWISESNLILHPE, from the coding sequence ATGCTTCAAAAACTACTTATCCTACTATTTTTTTTGAGCTCTTTTTTTATAAATGCTCAAGGTCCAATCTGGAGAACAGATATTAATGATGCGGTTGCCATAAGTTCAGAGCAAAGAAAACCATTAATGATTTTATTTACAGGTCAAGGTGCAAATCCAAAGCTTCAGAGCGAAATTTTTTCAACGAAAGATTTTGAAACTTGGGCACAAAGAAATGTTGTTTTAGTAAAACTTGATCTCTCAGATCCTTCTATTTCAGATCAAATTAAAGAACAGAATTTAAGGTTAAAAAGTGCTTTTGGAATCGAAGAAATTCCTCAGGTTTGTTTTACAGAAGTGACAGTAAGAAAAGGCAGAACCAACTTTAATAAGCTCGGTCTTATTTCTTATATTTCCTTAGGAGTTAAAGCTTGGATTTCAGAATCTAATTTGATTTTACATCCAGAGTAA
- a CDS encoding ComEC/Rec2 family competence protein produces MKVLDFPLVKITITFILGVIASYYLHFSLSLVIYPFYTFSILFCLSYFLSLKNSKKSLLFGLSVYLFSFILGAFTLLSHTENLQKDNYIHCKTAFEKPQSIVLLLREKLKSNDYSDRYIADIKSISNKKYKGKIIINLQKDSVKNNLIIGNTIKVQTALQHNKSSKNPNQFDYSTYLANKQIYAQIYCQKKDILVSQIIQKDIWYYCAKLHSRIISNLEKSNFSKSEMNVALALILGQQQEISQDIIQDYQYSGATHILSVSGLHVGFIMLFITFILKPIPNTKRGSFIKLTSILISLAGFAIISGLSPSVLRSVVMFSFLAIGNHLRRNGNIYHTLLVSILLILFFEPYFLFDVGFQLSYLALFFILWLQPILKNIYNPKNKLTIYIWEALTVSFAAQIGTLPLCLYYFHQFPGLFFVTNIIILPVLSFIMIAGIIVMIIAVFTSPPLFITVIFEKSIYLLNLMIHAVASIESFVIRDISFNSYYLFTFYLFIISSIVCLKKPNYSKLLFVFSSIVLLQLSFILTKIRTENEKELIVYNEKRNTLISDREGSKIVLYTRDTIFEKNSKNRNLNPYLVGNSIALTKVEEIKNVLYFKKTKILIIDSTGICPPNINPDVLILTQTPKINLDRLLQNNHPKIIIADGSNSNSIQKSWKKSCTKKNIPFHSIQEKGYYKL; encoded by the coding sequence ATGAAAGTATTAGATTTCCCTTTAGTTAAAATCACGATTACCTTTATACTAGGAGTTATTGCATCGTATTATTTGCATTTCTCTCTTTCATTGGTAATTTATCCTTTCTATACATTTTCTATTCTGTTTTGCCTAAGTTATTTCTTGAGTTTAAAGAACTCCAAAAAATCTCTTTTATTTGGACTCTCTGTTTATTTGTTCTCTTTTATTCTTGGTGCATTTACACTTTTAAGTCATACCGAAAATCTACAAAAAGATAATTATATTCATTGCAAAACGGCATTTGAAAAACCACAATCCATAGTCCTGCTTCTTAGAGAGAAACTAAAAAGCAACGATTACAGTGACCGCTATATTGCTGACATAAAAAGCATATCGAACAAGAAATACAAAGGAAAAATAATCATTAATCTTCAAAAAGACAGCGTCAAAAACAATCTGATAATTGGAAATACGATTAAAGTTCAAACTGCTCTACAGCACAACAAATCAAGTAAAAATCCGAATCAATTTGATTACAGCACTTATTTGGCCAACAAGCAAATTTATGCACAAATCTATTGCCAGAAAAAGGATATTTTAGTCAGTCAAATTATTCAAAAAGACATTTGGTATTATTGTGCTAAGTTACATTCCAGAATAATTTCGAATCTCGAAAAATCGAATTTCAGTAAATCAGAAATGAATGTTGCATTGGCTTTAATTTTGGGTCAGCAGCAGGAAATTTCACAAGATATTATTCAGGATTATCAATATTCTGGAGCTACCCATATTTTATCTGTTTCTGGTTTGCATGTTGGCTTTATCATGCTGTTTATTACTTTTATTTTAAAACCAATTCCAAATACCAAGAGAGGCTCTTTTATTAAACTTACATCCATTCTTATTTCTTTAGCAGGATTCGCTATTATTTCAGGGCTTTCTCCATCGGTTTTGAGATCAGTCGTTATGTTTTCTTTTCTAGCAATTGGAAATCATTTACGCAGAAACGGAAACATCTATCATACCTTATTAGTTTCAATTTTGCTGATCTTATTTTTTGAGCCTTATTTTTTATTTGATGTTGGATTTCAATTAAGTTATTTAGCGCTGTTTTTTATTTTGTGGCTCCAGCCCATTCTTAAAAATATTTATAATCCAAAAAACAAGTTAACGATTTATATCTGGGAAGCCTTAACAGTTTCTTTCGCCGCTCAGATAGGAACTTTACCGCTGTGTTTATACTATTTTCATCAATTTCCAGGTTTGTTCTTTGTTACCAATATCATAATCCTACCTGTTTTGTCTTTTATAATGATTGCAGGAATTATTGTAATGATTATAGCTGTTTTCACTAGTCCACCATTATTTATAACAGTAATTTTTGAAAAAAGTATTTACCTATTAAATCTCATGATCCATGCTGTTGCTTCAATTGAGTCATTTGTAATTCGGGATATTAGTTTTAATTCTTATTACCTATTTACTTTTTATCTCTTTATAATTTCCTCAATTGTATGTCTAAAAAAACCAAATTACAGCAAACTTCTATTTGTATTTAGTTCGATAGTTTTACTACAGCTTTCGTTTATTTTAACTAAAATCCGGACAGAAAATGAAAAAGAATTAATTGTTTACAACGAAAAGAGAAATACGCTTATTTCTGATCGCGAAGGAAGTAAAATCGTATTGTACACTAGGGACACTATTTTCGAAAAAAACTCAAAAAACAGAAACCTAAATCCTTATCTCGTAGGAAATTCAATTGCACTTACTAAAGTTGAAGAAATTAAAAACGTCCTTTATTTCAAAAAAACAAAGATTTTAATAATAGACAGTACTGGGATTTGCCCGCCAAATATAAATCCAGATGTTTTGATTCTAACCCAAACACCAAAAATAAATTTAGATCGATTATTACAAAATAATCATCCAAAAATTATAATTGCTGATGGATCAAATTCTAATTCGATTCAAAAATCTTGGAAAAAAAGCTGTACTAAAAAAAATATCCCTTTTCATTCAATACAAGAAAAGGGATATTATAAATTATAA
- a CDS encoding C40 family peptidase — MKRVLIFLLLVVAFTSCKSTSNAVSKTETKKENRNLVNNLIEKATDNIGVRYKAGGTTKSGYDCSGLVYTTFQSENITLPRASYEQAKIGKVIPLNDARKGDLIFFKTNKSRQINHVGLITEVNSDEVKFVHSSTSKGVIISSTKEPYYKNSFEQVNRILN; from the coding sequence GTGAAAAGAGTACTTATTTTTCTGCTTTTAGTCGTTGCTTTTACCTCTTGTAAATCAACCTCAAATGCCGTAAGTAAAACCGAAACAAAAAAGGAAAATAGAAATCTGGTCAATAATTTAATCGAAAAAGCAACTGATAATATAGGTGTCCGCTACAAAGCTGGCGGCACTACAAAAAGTGGTTATGATTGTTCTGGGTTAGTTTACACCACTTTCCAAAGTGAAAATATAACATTGCCACGAGCTTCTTATGAACAGGCAAAAATTGGAAAAGTAATTCCGTTAAATGATGCGAGAAAAGGCGATTTAATTTTCTTTAAAACCAATAAAAGCAGGCAAATTAATCATGTTGGATTAATCACAGAAGTCAATTCTGATGAAGTGAAATTTGTACATTCTTCTACTTCGAAAGGTGTAATTATTTCGTCTACCAAAGAACCTTATTACAAAAATTCTTTTGAGCAAGTCAATAGAATCCTTAATTAA